Sequence from the Fictibacillus arsenicus genome:
ATTCTTGCGCCATTTTAAGTCAACGGTAATAGCGGTAATCAGTATCCCGTTATCCATTTTCTTAACACTGTTCTTATTGCATCAATCAGGGATAACGCTCAATGTTTTAACACTGGGCGGTCTGGCTGTAGCAGTAGGGCGTTTAGTAGATGATAGTATCGTAGTTATCGAGAATATTTTCCGCCGCTTGCAAACGGGAGAACGCTCTAAGGAATTGATCGTTGATTCTGTAGGAGAAGTAGCAAAAGCTATCACGTCTTCTACAATTACAACTATCGCAGTATTCCTGCCGGTTGGTTTAGTCGAAGGTGCACTAGGTGTCTTCTTTATGCCTTTTGCATTAACAATGGTTTATTCTCTATTGGCATCATTGCTTGTAGCACTTACAGTAGTTCCTTTAATGAGCTACAAAATGCTGAAGAATGTAAAAGAACATACACCAAAACCGCCTAGACGATATTTAAACATTTTAAACTGGTCGTTGAACCATAAATGGATCGTTAGCGGACTTTGCTTCTTGTTATTTGCCGGTTCAATTGCTCTTTATGTTGTAATGCCAGCGGGCTCTATGGCATCAGCAGATGAAAGCATGGTGAACGTTAGTATCGAATATCCGAAAGATACATCTCTTGATGCTGTAAAAGAAGGAACATACAAGCTTGAAGAAGTGATCAATAATTACGACGGTGTGGTTTCAAGCTACTCTCAAGTCGGAGTATCAAGTGAAATGGCTCAATGGGGAATGGCTCAAGGAAACAACACAGCAAGATTAGTAGCAAAGATGGAAAAAGGTGCAGATACAGAAAAGTTTGTTGAAGAAATGAAAGCTCTTGAAAAAGAATATGCACCTGCAACAATTTCTGCTTCAATGGCAAGTATGATGGGTGGAAGCTCTGATGCCATCAGTTTAAATATAACAGCTGAAAAGCAAGCAGATCTGGCGCCAATGGCTGAAAAGCTGACAGCAGAACTGCAAGATGTTAAAGGGCTTGAAAATGTTCAATCCAACAATGAAGATTTAAAAAATGAATGGGTACTGAATGTTGATCAATCTAAAGCGCAAGAAGCTGGATTAACCCCAGCAGATATTGCCCAGCAAGTAAGAGGATTAACAGCGAGCAACCCAGTCGGTCAAATTACGCTGGAAGGCATTAAACTGCCAGTCATGATGAACTATGATTTAAGTGATGTGAAGGATCGTGACGATTTATTAAATACGACGATTCTTTCCCCTGTAAAAGGTCCAGTTGCTTTGAAGGAAGTAGCTGAACTATCGCTTCAGCCTGCAAAAGCTCAAATATTCCGTAAAGACGGGAAAGAGTATCTGCAGGTTACGGGTATCATTACAGATAAAAACATCAAAAAGGTAAACGCTGATATTGCGAATATCCTTAAAAACATTGAGAAACCAGCTGGCGTATCCGTCGCATTAGGCGGAGTTGGAGAAGAAATGAACGAACAGTTCATGGATCTCTTCATGACGATGGGAGCGGCTATTCTGATCGTATACTTAATCATGGTGATAACATTCGGTCAGGCGCGCGCACCATTCGCGATTCTGTTCTCACTTCCGCTCGCAGCGATAGGAGCAATCCTTGCGCTTGTTATTACACGAATTCCAGTTGATATCTCATCATTAATCGGTGCACTCATGCTGATCGGTATTGTTGTAACGAATGCGATTGTATTCATCGACCGGGTTCAGCAGCAGCGTGAAAAAGGTTTAAGTGTAAGAGAATCGATCCTGGAAGCGGGTTCTACCCGTCTTCGTCCGATTTTGATGACAGCTGTAGCGACGATCTGTGCTATGATTCCGCTAATGTTTGGCGGAGCAAGCGGCAGCCTTGTTTCGAAGAGTCTGGCGATCGTAGTTATCGGCGGTCTATCCGTATCAACATTGCTTACACTAGTTGTCGTACCGGTGATCTATGAAATGCTGGCGAACATCGGCAACCTGTTTAAACGCAAAAAGAAAAAGCAGGCAAAAGCAGTAGCTTAAAAGACATATTAAAGCCACCTTGGTATGTAAGGCTCCAAGGTGGCTTTTTGCATGTCGGAAATTGTCTATAAATGTAAACTCGTGGATTAAAAACGAATTGATAAAATATACTTGGTGAGAAGCTGGATTGGAGGCGCGTGAGATGAAGAGAAAGTGGATGTTCATAGGTTTATTCTTCCTCGCAGTAATTACGCTAACCACAACGAACCCCTCAAAAGAAGATTATGAAGCTATTTTTGTGCATCCACATGTTAAACCAGCTGAAATTTTTAATAAACACTACCAATTAAAGCGTATAAACTTCCTTCTATTCTCGACGTATACTCCCATAGTTGCAGAAGAACATGGAAAAACGCATTTAGGGATCCTCGGAAACTTTTTCCCTATATCAGACGGCCAGTTTGACTATCCAAAGTGGCTGGAAATCTTTAATTAGTTACTTGAAGCTTAGCCTTGCACGAAGGTTAAGCTTTTTTATATGGCATTTGGGTTAAACGATAACTTCATATGGTCATACTGTTAAAGATGAAATGAGGTGTGACCAATGACCATTATTCGGCTTGGATTTGTTGCGATGAGCATGGAACTGCAGAATGCTTCTCCTTCAAAGACAATGACATATAAACAGTTCAGCCAGCTTCAAAACAGAGAAGCAGGGTTAAGAAAACTAGAACGGATTTCGCTAGCAAATGTCACAAATACATTGCGGATCTTAAAACACGCAGCGGCTCACGATATTGCTTTTTATCGGATGACTTCAAGAATTATCCCCCTTGCCAATCATGGTGATTTACTAGACTGGGATTATATCAGTCCTTTAGCTGATGCACTTCATGAGATCGGACAGTTCGCCCTGAAAAATAAGATGAGACTGGATTTTCATCCAGATCATTTTGTTCTCATCAACTCTCCTAAAAAAGAAGTCCTGAAGAACTCTTTAAAAACGCTTCAGCTTCACTATAAACTTTTAAAAAATATGGGGATTGATACAACACACCGATGTGTGATGCATGTTGGAGGCAATTACAAAGAGACAGATGTAGCACTCGAGAGGTTTGTGCAAAATTGGGCTTACGTTCCCGTCCAGATCCAAAAGATGATCATGCTGGAAAATGATGATACGTCTTTTACGATGGCAGATACCCTTTACTTATGCGAAAAACTTCAGATTCCGCTTGTTTTTGATTATCACCATCATCTTGCCTATCATCATGATGAAAATTGGACGCAGCATTGGCCTAGAGTAGTAGAATCGTGGAAACAATCAAAGCTTCCGTTAAAAATGCACATTTCCAGCCCAAAGAATGAAAAACAGTTTAGAAATCACGCAGATTACGTGGATGTTAATATGTTTTTTGATTTCTTAAAAGAAGTAAAAGGCAGTGTGGAACAGATCGACTGTATGATAGAGTCTAAGAAAAAAGATTTAGCGCTTTTTCAGCTTATGAGGGAAATTAAAGAAAGAAAAGATGTGGAGATAATTGATGGAGCCTCATTTCGGCTTAAATAAAACCTTGCTGCGGCAAGGTTTTTTCTTTGTTTAAAGAATTTGTCGAACGATTTATGATACAAAGTCATTGACGAATGAAATTATTGGGAATTATAATTTAAATACTTAGTAAACATAAATGTATAAAAAGTATATAATAAATCAAAAAACAAATATTGGAGGCTATGAACATGAAAAAAGTTGCAATGATTACGGGGGCATCAAAAGGATTAGGGAAAGCGCTTACGCTATTTTTTGCTAAAGAAGGGTATAACTTAGCAATTTGTGCACGTAATGAACAGGGAATTCAAGAGGTGAAAGAGGAAGCAGAACAATTTGGAGCTGACGTACTGGCGGTAAGTGCAGATATGTCAAAATCAAAAGATGTGGAGCGTTTTGTAGCGTTGTCTGAAGAGTACTTTGGGAAAATCGATGTTCTTATAAACAATGCTTCGATTTTAGGACCAAGTCCGATGCCGTATCTACTGGATTATCCAGAACAGGATTTTGAAGAAGTATTGCGAGTCAATACGATCGGACCATTCCTCGTGACTAGAAGAGTTCTTCCAATCATGCTGCAAAAACAACAAGGCAGTATTATTAACATCACATCAGAAGCAGGTGCAACTGGTTATGCAGGATGGGGAGCGTACGGTATTTCAAAATTTGCACTCGAAGGCCTTACAGAAACGTGGGCTGATGAAGTAAGCGAATCTGGCGTTCGCGTAAACATGGTGGACCCCGGAGAAATGGATACGGAAATGCACGAGCTGGCAGTTCCAGATTGTGATTATGAACTGGCAAAACCTGAAGATATTACCGCTGTATTTGGTTACTTAGCATCAGACGCTTCAAAACATATCACTGGAAAACGATTTGAAGCACAAGAGTTTCAGCTTGAGGGGAGTGAAAACTGATGGAATCCGCAATGAAGTTTGAGCTTCCACAAGAATTAAATGCTAAAGAACCGCCTGAGCGAAGAGGGATTCGCAGAGACTACGTGAAGATGATGGTATTGAACAAAACTACTGGCCATACAGAACATACAAAATTTTTTCAGCTTGACCGTTATTTAAAAAAAGGTGATCTTCTCGTACTGAATGCGAGCCGCACAGTTCCCGCAGTATTAAAAAGTATAAGAGAGATAGACGGAACGGAAGTAGAAGTGAGACTCGC
This genomic interval carries:
- a CDS encoding efflux RND transporter permease subunit, coding for MLKLTWFSLKNRSAIVIMCLLISALGVYAGQRLPMEFLPSIDNPMVTVTTLADGMDSETMTDYITEPMEQELRNVKGVESVTSVSGQGISRIDLTFDMKSDMKEVTAEVERKTNNFPLPEGINKPYVVQLNTSMIPIMDLTINKDGAFTTEDYQLIEEEVIPQLEGVEGIADVALFGKATREVTLTLDQDKLLEKKVAAPQIMAALQGKDVSLPAGNVTLDEKTNTLRVLGEMKDLDAWKNIAVAPGVLLKDVADLKDEQRLESFTHVDGKDAMYLSVTKEASANAVQIGDDVREKMKAINKQYGDTFKLSVFYATSDSVYDSVMSMAKEVALGALFASVVILLFLRHFKSTVIAVISIPLSIFLTLFLLHQSGITLNVLTLGGLAVAVGRLVDDSIVVIENIFRRLQTGERSKELIVDSVGEVAKAITSSTITTIAVFLPVGLVEGALGVFFMPFALTMVYSLLASLLVALTVVPLMSYKMLKNVKEHTPKPPRRYLNILNWSLNHKWIVSGLCFLLFAGSIALYVVMPAGSMASADESMVNVSIEYPKDTSLDAVKEGTYKLEEVINNYDGVVSSYSQVGVSSEMAQWGMAQGNNTARLVAKMEKGADTEKFVEEMKALEKEYAPATISASMASMMGGSSDAISLNITAEKQADLAPMAEKLTAELQDVKGLENVQSNNEDLKNEWVLNVDQSKAQEAGLTPADIAQQVRGLTASNPVGQITLEGIKLPVMMNYDLSDVKDRDDLLNTTILSPVKGPVALKEVAELSLQPAKAQIFRKDGKEYLQVTGIITDKNIKKVNADIANILKNIEKPAGVSVALGGVGEEMNEQFMDLFMTMGAAILIVYLIMVITFGQARAPFAILFSLPLAAIGAILALVITRIPVDISSLIGALMLIGIVVTNAIVFIDRVQQQREKGLSVRESILEAGSTRLRPILMTAVATICAMIPLMFGGASGSLVSKSLAIVVIGGLSVSTLLTLVVVPVIYEMLANIGNLFKRKKKKQAKAVA
- the uvsE gene encoding UV DNA damage repair endonuclease UvsE — protein: MTIIRLGFVAMSMELQNASPSKTMTYKQFSQLQNREAGLRKLERISLANVTNTLRILKHAAAHDIAFYRMTSRIIPLANHGDLLDWDYISPLADALHEIGQFALKNKMRLDFHPDHFVLINSPKKEVLKNSLKTLQLHYKLLKNMGIDTTHRCVMHVGGNYKETDVALERFVQNWAYVPVQIQKMIMLENDDTSFTMADTLYLCEKLQIPLVFDYHHHLAYHHDENWTQHWPRVVESWKQSKLPLKMHISSPKNEKQFRNHADYVDVNMFFDFLKEVKGSVEQIDCMIESKKKDLALFQLMREIKERKDVEIIDGASFRLK
- a CDS encoding SDR family NAD(P)-dependent oxidoreductase, whose protein sequence is MNMKKVAMITGASKGLGKALTLFFAKEGYNLAICARNEQGIQEVKEEAEQFGADVLAVSADMSKSKDVERFVALSEEYFGKIDVLINNASILGPSPMPYLLDYPEQDFEEVLRVNTIGPFLVTRRVLPIMLQKQQGSIINITSEAGATGYAGWGAYGISKFALEGLTETWADEVSESGVRVNMVDPGEMDTEMHELAVPDCDYELAKPEDITAVFGYLASDASKHITGKRFEAQEFQLEGSEN